One part of the Streptomyces lienomycini genome encodes these proteins:
- a CDS encoding enoyl-CoA hydratase/isomerase family protein, with the protein MEPQLLHRVADSVATVVVHHPAKRNAMTAAMWRALPELLGALARDTGVRALVLTGEGATFCAGADISTLRESSGEAQELAVRAEEALAAFPRPTLAAVRGHCVGGGAQLAAACDLRFAEETASFGVTPAKLGVVYPASATRRLVALTGPATAKYLLFSGELIDAARALRTGLVDEVLPDGELDERVAEFTRVLVSRSQLTQAAAKEFANGRTDRDAYWAAQAQASGDTAEGVAAFLERRQPRFGWSAPTTG; encoded by the coding sequence ATGGAGCCGCAGCTGCTGCACCGGGTCGCCGACTCGGTCGCCACCGTCGTCGTCCACCACCCGGCCAAGCGCAACGCCATGACGGCCGCGATGTGGCGGGCGCTGCCCGAGCTGCTCGGTGCCCTGGCCCGGGACACCGGGGTGCGGGCGTTGGTACTCACCGGCGAGGGCGCGACCTTCTGCGCCGGGGCGGACATCTCGACGCTGCGGGAGTCGTCCGGCGAGGCCCAGGAGCTGGCGGTACGGGCCGAGGAGGCCCTCGCCGCGTTCCCGAGGCCGACGCTGGCGGCCGTCCGCGGTCACTGCGTGGGCGGCGGGGCGCAGTTGGCGGCGGCGTGCGACCTGCGGTTCGCCGAGGAGACGGCGTCGTTCGGGGTGACCCCGGCCAAGCTGGGGGTCGTGTACCCGGCGTCCGCGACCCGGCGGCTGGTGGCGCTGACGGGGCCCGCCACCGCGAAGTACCTGCTGTTCAGCGGCGAGCTGATCGACGCCGCGCGGGCGCTGCGCACCGGCCTGGTGGACGAGGTGCTGCCGGACGGCGAACTGGACGAACGGGTGGCGGAGTTCACCCGGGTGCTGGTCTCCCGCTCACAGCTGACGCAGGCCGCGGCGAAGGAGTTCGCGAACGGACGCACGGACCGGGACGCGTACTGGGCCGCGCAGGCGCAGGCGAGCGGCGACACCGCGGAGGGAGTCGCCGCCTTCCTGGAACGCAGGCAGCCGCGTTTCGGCTGGAGCGCGCCTACGACGGGATGA
- a CDS encoding ATP-binding protein, whose product MDETGPAGPLPYEGVWRFTAPAVDASVPQARHAVRDLLTRQGVPVSDDVTQALLLIVSELVTNAVRHAAVLSPVLAVEVAVGPEWVRVAVEDDHPYRPTALETDHGRTGGRGLLLVREITREAGGACDVAHTASGGKVIWAALPLKHVPR is encoded by the coding sequence ATGGACGAGACCGGGCCCGCCGGGCCGCTGCCGTACGAAGGCGTCTGGCGGTTCACCGCCCCGGCCGTGGACGCGTCCGTCCCGCAGGCCCGGCACGCCGTGCGCGACCTGCTGACGCGCCAGGGCGTGCCGGTCTCCGACGACGTCACGCAGGCCCTGCTGCTGATCGTCTCGGAACTGGTCACGAACGCGGTCCGGCACGCGGCCGTGCTCTCGCCGGTGCTCGCCGTGGAGGTCGCCGTCGGCCCCGAGTGGGTGCGGGTGGCCGTGGAGGACGACCACCCCTACCGACCGACCGCCCTGGAGACCGACCACGGTCGCACCGGGGGGCGCGGTCTGCTCCTGGTCCGCGAGATCACCCGCGAGGCGGGCGGCGCCTGCGACGTCGCCCACACCGCGAGCGGCGGCAAGGTGATCTGGGCCGCCCTGCCCCTCAAACACGTCCCGCGGTAG
- the idi gene encoding isopentenyl-diphosphate Delta-isomerase, protein MPITPATATPSSSNGTADEILLELVDENGVTIGTAEKLSAHQPPGRLHRAFSVFLFDERGRLLIQQRALGKYHSPGVWSNTCCGHPYPGEAPFAAAARRTYEELGVSPSLLAEAGTVRYNHPDPDSGLVEQEYNHLFVGLVQAEPRPDPEEVARTAFVPPAELAERHGRDTFSAWFMTVLDAARPAVRELTGTSAGW, encoded by the coding sequence ATGCCGATCACTCCTGCCACCGCGACGCCCAGCTCGTCGAACGGCACCGCAGACGAGATCTTGCTGGAACTGGTCGACGAGAACGGCGTGACGATCGGCACCGCGGAGAAGCTCTCCGCGCACCAGCCGCCGGGGCGGCTGCACCGCGCCTTCTCGGTCTTCCTCTTCGACGAGCGGGGGCGGCTGCTGATCCAGCAGCGGGCGCTGGGCAAGTACCACTCCCCCGGCGTGTGGTCCAACACCTGCTGCGGTCACCCCTACCCCGGTGAGGCCCCGTTCGCGGCGGCGGCCAGGCGGACGTACGAGGAGCTGGGGGTCTCGCCCTCGCTGCTCGCCGAGGCGGGCACGGTGCGCTACAACCACCCCGACCCGGACTCCGGGCTGGTCGAGCAGGAGTACAACCACCTCTTCGTCGGTCTGGTGCAGGCCGAACCGCGTCCGGACCCGGAGGAAGTGGCCCGGACGGCCTTCGTGCCCCCGGCCGAACTGGCCGAGCGGCACGGCAGGGACACCTTCTCGGCGTGGTTCATGACGGTGCTGGACGCGGCCCGGCCGGCCGTCCGCGAGCTGACGGGCACGTCCGCGGGCTGGTGA
- a CDS encoding cation diffusion facilitator family transporter: protein MGAGHDHGHAHGARAGGTATSAYRGRLRVALAITLTVMVVEIVGGLLADSLALVADAAHMATDALGLGMALLAIHFASRPPSDRRTFGYARAEILAALANCLLLLGVGGYVLYEAIERFVTPAGTDGALTVVFGAIGLVANVVSLSLLMRGQKESLNVRGAFLEVAADALGSLAVIVAALVILATGWQPADPIASLLIGLMIVPRTWRLLRETLDVLLEAAPKGVDIAEVRAHILALDGVEDVHDLHAWTITSGMPVLSAHVVVNGEALNAIGHEKMLHELQGCLGDHFDVEHCTFQLEPGGHAEHEARLCH, encoded by the coding sequence ATGGGGGCTGGGCACGATCACGGGCACGCGCACGGGGCGCGGGCCGGCGGGACGGCGACCTCCGCGTACCGGGGCAGACTGCGGGTGGCGCTGGCGATCACCCTCACCGTCATGGTCGTCGAGATCGTCGGCGGCCTGCTCGCCGACTCGCTCGCCCTGGTCGCCGACGCGGCGCACATGGCCACGGACGCGCTGGGCCTCGGCATGGCGCTGCTGGCCATCCACTTCGCGAGCCGGCCGCCGAGTGACCGGCGGACCTTCGGTTACGCCCGCGCGGAGATCCTGGCGGCCCTGGCCAACTGCCTGCTGCTGCTCGGGGTCGGGGGCTACGTCCTGTACGAGGCGATCGAGCGGTTCGTCACGCCCGCCGGCACCGACGGCGCACTGACCGTCGTCTTCGGTGCGATCGGGCTGGTCGCCAACGTGGTGTCGCTGTCCCTGCTGATGCGCGGCCAGAAGGAGAGCCTCAACGTGCGCGGCGCCTTCCTGGAGGTGGCGGCCGACGCGCTGGGTTCGCTGGCCGTGATCGTCGCCGCACTGGTCATCCTGGCCACCGGCTGGCAGCCCGCCGACCCGATCGCGTCGCTGCTCATCGGTCTGATGATCGTGCCCCGCACCTGGCGGCTGCTGCGCGAGACCCTCGACGTGCTGCTGGAGGCGGCTCCCAAGGGCGTCGACATCGCCGAGGTACGCGCCCACATACTGGCGTTGGACGGGGTCGAGGACGTGCACGACCTGCACGCCTGGACGATCACCTCCGGCATGCCCGTGCTGTCGGCGCACGTGGTGGTGAACGGCGAGGCGCTGAACGCGATCGGCCACGAGAAGATGCTCCACGAACTGCAGGGCTGCCTGGGCGACCACTTCGACGTGGAGCACTGCACCTTCCAGCTGGAGCCGGGCGGTCACGCGGAGCACGAGGCGCGCTTGTGCCACTGA
- a CDS encoding DUF5941 domain-containing protein translates to MSTAILTGQPVPGSSIEHELRSLGFDVHLATGAADTETLLARVPGGERVAVVDARFVGHVHALRLGLTDPRFPLAAVPGAVTAQPDARQALTRAMARENSSGGGTALDVDSLADRITAALDADGADVHRPELGSLVAAVPADPQARNESRQAVAAVDDEAVRLKSAVKARDGFVTTHFISPYSRYIARWCARRGLTPNQVTTASLITALIAAGCAATGTRGGFVAAGVLLIASFVLDCTDGQLARYSLQYSTLGAWLDATFDRAKEYAYYAGLALGAARGGDDVWALALGAMVLQTCRHVVDFSFNEANHDASANTSPTAALSDKLDSVGWTVWVRRMIVLPIGERWAMIAVLTALTTPRVTFYALLVGCAFAATYTTAGRVLRSLTRKATRTDRAAAALADLADSGPLAEAAANGLRRTARRLPGFTAPAVALLGGAAVVATAALTDFGTPWLLVAAVVYVLTSALAVARPLKGALDWLVPPFFRAAEYLTVLVLAAKADVNGALPAAFGLVAAVAYHHYDTVYRIRGDAGAPPRWLVRTVGGHEGRTLVITVLALLLTATQFKVALTVLAVAVALVVLVESIRFWVAAHKVGAPAVHDEGEPA, encoded by the coding sequence TTGTCGACCGCCATCCTCACCGGTCAGCCGGTCCCCGGTTCGTCCATCGAGCACGAGCTGCGGTCCCTGGGCTTCGACGTGCACCTCGCCACCGGTGCCGCCGACACCGAGACCCTGCTGGCCCGGGTGCCCGGCGGGGAACGCGTCGCCGTGGTCGACGCCCGCTTCGTGGGCCACGTGCACGCGCTGCGCCTCGGCCTCACCGACCCCCGCTTCCCGCTCGCCGCCGTACCGGGCGCCGTGACCGCGCAGCCGGACGCCCGCCAGGCGCTGACCCGTGCGATGGCCCGCGAGAACTCCTCGGGCGGCGGCACCGCGCTGGACGTCGACAGCCTCGCCGACCGGATCACCGCCGCCCTCGACGCCGACGGCGCCGACGTGCACCGCCCCGAACTCGGCAGCCTCGTCGCCGCCGTCCCCGCCGACCCGCAGGCCCGCAACGAGTCACGGCAGGCCGTCGCCGCCGTGGACGACGAGGCCGTACGCCTGAAGTCGGCGGTCAAGGCCCGCGACGGCTTCGTCACCACCCACTTCATCAGCCCCTACTCCCGCTACATCGCCCGCTGGTGCGCGCGCCGGGGCCTGACGCCCAACCAGGTCACCACCGCCTCGCTGATCACCGCGCTCATAGCGGCCGGCTGCGCCGCCACCGGTACCCGCGGCGGGTTCGTCGCCGCCGGGGTCCTGCTCATCGCCTCCTTCGTCCTCGACTGCACCGACGGACAGCTCGCCCGCTACTCCCTGCAGTACTCCACACTCGGTGCCTGGCTGGACGCCACCTTCGACCGCGCCAAGGAGTACGCCTACTACGCGGGCCTCGCCCTCGGCGCGGCGCGCGGCGGCGACGACGTATGGGCCCTCGCGCTCGGCGCCATGGTCCTGCAGACCTGCCGGCACGTCGTCGACTTCTCCTTCAACGAGGCCAATCACGACGCCTCGGCCAACACCAGCCCCACCGCCGCCCTCTCCGACAAGCTGGACAGCGTCGGCTGGACGGTCTGGGTGCGCCGCATGATCGTCCTGCCGATCGGCGAACGCTGGGCCATGATCGCCGTCCTGACCGCGCTCACCACGCCGCGCGTCACCTTCTACGCACTGCTCGTCGGCTGCGCGTTCGCCGCCACGTACACCACCGCCGGCCGCGTCCTGCGCTCGCTGACCCGCAAGGCCACCCGGACGGACCGGGCCGCCGCGGCACTGGCCGACCTCGCCGACTCGGGACCGCTCGCCGAGGCCGCCGCCAACGGCCTGCGCCGCACCGCGCGCCGCCTGCCCGGCTTCACCGCCCCCGCCGTCGCCCTCCTCGGCGGCGCCGCCGTCGTCGCCACCGCCGCGCTCACCGACTTCGGCACCCCCTGGCTGCTCGTCGCCGCCGTCGTCTACGTACTGACCTCCGCCCTCGCCGTCGCCCGCCCCCTCAAGGGCGCCCTCGACTGGCTGGTCCCGCCGTTCTTCCGGGCCGCCGAGTACCTCACGGTCCTGGTGCTGGCGGCGAAGGCCGACGTGAACGGGGCCCTTCCGGCGGCTTTCGGGCTGGTGGCCGCGGTCGCCTACCATCACTACGACACGGTCTACCGCATCCGCGGTGACGCGGGCGCGCCGCCGCGGTGGCTGGTGCGGACGGTCGGGGGACACGAGGGCCGCACGCTGGTGATCACCGTGCTGGCCCTGCTGCTCACCGCCACACAGTTCAAGGTCGCGCTCACGGTCCTCGCCGTGGCCGTGGCACTCGTGGTGCTCGTCGAGAGCATCCGCTTCTGGGTCGCCGCCCACAAGGTCGGCGCACCCGCCGTACACGACGAAGGAGAACCCGCATGA
- a CDS encoding phosphocholine cytidylyltransferase family protein — translation MIGLVLAAGAGRRLRPYTDTLPKALVPVGPEDAQDSITVLDLTLANFAEVGLTEVGIIVGYRKEAVYDRKEELEQKYGVKLTLIDNDKAEEWNNAYSLWCGRDALKDGVILANGDTVHPVSVEKTLLAARGDGKKIILALDTVKNLAEEEMKVVVDPDKGVQRITKLMDPADATGEYIGVTLIEGEAAAELADALKTTFERDPQLYYEDGYQELVNRGFTIDVAPIGDVKWVEIDNHDDLAKGREIACQY, via the coding sequence ATGATCGGCCTCGTGCTGGCGGCCGGCGCCGGACGCCGTCTGCGCCCCTACACCGACACCCTGCCCAAGGCACTGGTCCCGGTCGGCCCCGAGGACGCTCAGGACAGCATCACGGTCCTCGACCTGACGCTGGCGAACTTCGCCGAGGTCGGCCTGACCGAGGTCGGGATCATCGTCGGCTACCGCAAGGAGGCCGTGTACGACCGCAAGGAGGAGCTGGAGCAGAAGTACGGCGTCAAGCTCACCCTCATCGACAACGACAAGGCCGAGGAGTGGAACAACGCCTACTCCCTGTGGTGCGGCCGTGACGCCCTCAAGGACGGCGTGATCCTCGCCAACGGCGACACCGTGCACCCGGTCTCCGTCGAGAAGACCCTGCTCGCCGCCCGCGGCGACGGCAAGAAGATCATCCTCGCCCTCGACACGGTGAAGAACCTCGCCGAGGAGGAGATGAAGGTCGTCGTCGACCCCGACAAGGGCGTGCAGCGCATCACCAAGCTGATGGACCCGGCCGACGCGACCGGCGAGTACATCGGCGTCACCCTCATCGAGGGCGAGGCCGCCGCGGAGCTGGCCGACGCGCTGAAGACCACCTTCGAGCGCGACCCGCAGCTGTACTACGAGGACGGCTACCAGGAGCTCGTCAACCGCGGCTTCACGATCGACGTGGCCCCGATCGGCGACGTCAAGTGGGTCGAGATCGACAACCACGACGACCTCGCCAAGGGCAGGGAGATCGCGTGCCAGTACTGA
- a CDS encoding iron-containing alcohol dehydrogenase family protein, translating into MPVLTRLIPSPVVVDIRAGALDDLGCVLADERISHSGKLAVAVSGGSGARLRERVAPSLPGADWFEVGGGTLDDAIKLAGAMKGGHYDAVVGLGGGKIIDCAKFAAARIGLPLVAVPTNLAHDGLCSPVATLDNDAGRGSYGVPNPIAVVIDLDVIRAAPARFVRAGIGDAVSNVSAIADWELANRVKGERIDGLAAAMARQAGEAVLRHPGGIGDHDFLQVLAEALVLSGIAMSVSGDSRPSSGACHEINHAFDLLFPERAAAHGEQCGMGAAFAMFLRGAHEESSHMAEVLRRHGLPVLPEEMGFTPQEFFRAVEFAPRTRPGRYTILEHLDLETDQIKDLYADYVKAIGS; encoded by the coding sequence GTGCCAGTACTGACGAGGCTCATCCCGTCGCCGGTCGTCGTGGACATCCGCGCGGGTGCCCTCGACGACCTGGGATGCGTCCTCGCCGACGAGCGCATCTCCCACTCGGGCAAGCTCGCCGTCGCCGTCAGCGGCGGCTCCGGCGCCCGGCTGCGCGAGCGCGTCGCCCCGTCCCTGCCCGGCGCCGACTGGTTCGAGGTCGGCGGCGGCACCCTGGACGACGCGATCAAGCTGGCCGGCGCCATGAAGGGCGGCCACTACGACGCGGTCGTCGGCCTCGGCGGCGGCAAGATCATCGACTGCGCCAAGTTCGCGGCGGCGCGCATCGGCCTCCCGCTGGTCGCCGTGCCCACCAACCTCGCGCACGACGGTCTGTGCTCGCCGGTCGCCACCCTCGACAACGACGCGGGCCGCGGCTCGTACGGCGTGCCGAACCCGATCGCCGTCGTCATCGACCTGGACGTCATCCGCGCCGCCCCGGCCCGCTTCGTGCGCGCCGGCATCGGCGACGCCGTCTCCAACGTCTCCGCGATCGCGGACTGGGAGCTGGCCAACCGCGTCAAGGGCGAGCGCATCGACGGCCTGGCCGCCGCGATGGCCCGCCAGGCCGGCGAGGCCGTGCTCCGGCACCCGGGCGGCATCGGCGACCACGACTTCCTCCAGGTGCTGGCCGAGGCACTGGTGCTCAGCGGCATCGCCATGTCGGTCTCCGGCGACTCACGGCCCTCCTCGGGCGCCTGCCACGAGATCAACCACGCCTTCGACCTGCTCTTCCCCGAGCGTGCTGCCGCCCACGGCGAGCAGTGCGGCATGGGCGCGGCCTTCGCGATGTTCCTGCGCGGAGCCCACGAGGAGTCCTCCCACATGGCCGAGGTGCTGCGCCGGCACGGCCTGCCGGTGCTGCCCGAGGAGATGGGGTTCACGCCCCAGGAGTTCTTCCGGGCCGTGGAGTTCGCCCCCCGGACGCGCCCCGGCCGTTACACGATCCTCGAACACCTCGACCTCGAAACCGACCAGATCAAGGACCTGTACGCCGACTATGTCAAGGCCATCGGTAGCTGA
- a CDS encoding CDP-alcohol phosphatidyltransferase family protein, whose product MSRPSVAELRPVVHPAGVKDRRSGEHWAGRLYMREVSLRIDRYLVNTRITPNQLTYLMTVCGVLAAPALLVPGIPGAVLGVVAVQLYLLLDCVDGEIARWRKQYSLGGVYLDRVGAYLTDAAVLVGLGMRAADIWGTGRIDWLWAFLGTLAALGAILIKAETDLVGVARHQNGMPPVKEAASEIRSSGMALARRAAGALKFHRLILGIEASLLILLLAIVDQVRGDLFFTRLGTAVLAGIALLQTLLHLVSVLASSRLK is encoded by the coding sequence ATGTCAAGGCCATCGGTAGCTGAACTACGCCCGGTCGTCCATCCCGCGGGGGTCAAGGACCGGCGCAGCGGCGAGCACTGGGCGGGACGCCTCTACATGCGCGAGGTCTCGCTGCGGATCGACCGCTACCTGGTGAACACCAGGATCACGCCCAACCAGCTCACGTACCTGATGACCGTCTGCGGCGTGCTCGCGGCCCCGGCCCTGCTGGTGCCGGGCATTCCGGGCGCCGTGCTCGGCGTGGTCGCCGTCCAGCTGTACCTGCTGCTGGACTGCGTCGACGGCGAGATCGCGCGCTGGCGCAAGCAGTACTCCCTCGGCGGCGTCTACCTGGACCGGGTCGGTGCCTACCTGACCGACGCCGCGGTCCTGGTCGGCCTCGGCATGCGCGCCGCCGACATCTGGGGCACCGGCCGCATCGACTGGCTGTGGGCCTTCCTCGGCACCCTCGCCGCGCTCGGCGCCATCCTGATCAAGGCCGAGACCGACCTGGTGGGCGTCGCCCGGCACCAGAACGGGATGCCCCCGGTCAAGGAGGCCGCCTCCGAGATCCGCTCCTCCGGCATGGCGCTGGCCCGCCGGGCCGCCGGGGCGCTCAAGTTCCACCGGCTGATCCTCGGCATCGAGGCGTCCCTGCTGATCCTGCTCCTGGCGATCGTCGACCAGGTGCGCGGCGACCTGTTCTTCACCCGCCTCGGCACCGCCGTCCTCGCCGGCATCGCGCTCCTGCAGACCCTGCTGCACCTGGTGTCCGTCCTCGCCTCCAGCAGGCTGAAGTGA
- a CDS encoding glycosyltransferase family 2 protein, with protein MKVGAVVITMGNRPEELRALLDSVAGQDGDPVQVVVVGNGSPVPEVPDGVRTVELPENLGIPGGRNVGIEAFGPGGQDVDVLLFLDDDGLLARADTAELCREAFAADDELGIISFRIADPDTGETQRRHVPRLRASDPMRSSRVTTFLGGANAVRTRVLAQVGGLPDAFFYAHEETDLAWRALDAGWMIDYRSDMVLNHPTTAPSRHAVYHRMVARNRVWLARRNLPALLVPVYLGVWMLLTLLRRPSRPALKAWFGGFREGWAKPCGPRRPMRWRTVWRLTRLGRPPVI; from the coding sequence ATGAAGGTCGGCGCCGTCGTCATCACGATGGGCAACCGCCCCGAGGAACTGCGCGCCCTGCTCGACTCGGTGGCGGGACAGGACGGCGACCCGGTCCAGGTCGTCGTGGTCGGCAACGGCTCGCCCGTCCCCGAGGTGCCGGACGGCGTGCGCACCGTCGAGCTGCCCGAGAACCTGGGCATCCCCGGCGGCCGCAACGTCGGCATCGAGGCATTCGGACCGGGCGGCCAGGACGTCGACGTCCTGCTCTTCCTCGACGACGACGGCCTGCTCGCCCGCGCCGACACCGCGGAGCTGTGCCGTGAGGCCTTCGCGGCCGACGACGAGCTGGGCATCATCAGCTTCCGCATCGCCGACCCGGACACCGGTGAGACCCAGCGCCGGCACGTCCCGCGGCTGCGCGCCTCCGACCCGATGCGCTCCTCCCGGGTCACCACCTTCCTCGGCGGCGCCAACGCCGTCCGCACCCGCGTCCTCGCGCAGGTCGGCGGGCTGCCGGACGCGTTCTTCTACGCACACGAGGAGACCGACCTGGCCTGGCGGGCCCTCGACGCGGGCTGGATGATCGACTACCGGTCCGACATGGTGCTCAACCACCCGACCACGGCGCCCTCGCGGCACGCGGTCTACCACCGCATGGTCGCCCGCAACCGCGTCTGGCTTGCCCGCCGCAACCTGCCCGCCCTCCTGGTCCCGGTCTACCTCGGCGTCTGGATGCTGCTCACCCTGCTGCGCCGCCCCTCCCGGCCGGCCCTGAAGGCATGGTTCGGCGGCTTCCGCGAGGGCTGGGCCAAGCCCTGCGGTCCTCGCCGCCCCATGCGGTGGCGTACGGTGTGGCGCCTGACCCGGCTGGGCCGTCCCCCGGTGATCTGA
- a CDS encoding ABC transporter permease, translating to MSETTHDGTVAMAKPVSPDEGLTPARLAAKHGLSVSGARPSLVEYVRQLWGRRHFIIAFSQAKLTAQYSQAKLGQLWQVATPLLNAAVYFLIFGLILDAGRGMSKDVYIPFLVTGVFVFTFTQSSAMAGVRAISGNLGLVRALHFPRASLPVSFALQQLQQLLASMIVLFAVVIGFGSYPSLSWLLAVPVLVLQFLFNVGIALVVARMGAKTPDLAQLMPFIMRTWMYASGVMFSIPIMLQGKPSWIADMLQWNPTAVYMDLMRFALIDGYGSGNLPPHVWAVALGWAVVLAVGGFVYFWKAEERYGRG from the coding sequence GTGAGTGAGACAACGCACGACGGCACGGTCGCCATGGCCAAGCCCGTGTCGCCCGACGAGGGCCTCACACCGGCCCGGCTCGCAGCCAAGCACGGGCTGTCGGTGAGCGGTGCCCGACCCTCCCTCGTGGAGTACGTCCGTCAGCTCTGGGGGCGGCGGCACTTCATCATCGCCTTCTCCCAGGCGAAACTGACCGCTCAGTACAGCCAGGCGAAGCTCGGCCAGCTGTGGCAGGTGGCCACTCCGCTGCTGAACGCGGCCGTCTACTTCCTGATCTTCGGCCTGATCCTCGACGCGGGCCGCGGCATGTCGAAGGACGTCTACATCCCGTTCCTGGTCACGGGTGTCTTCGTCTTCACCTTCACCCAGTCCTCGGCGATGGCGGGCGTGCGCGCGATCTCCGGCAACCTGGGACTGGTGCGGGCCCTGCACTTCCCGCGCGCCTCGTTGCCGGTCTCGTTCGCGCTCCAGCAGCTCCAGCAACTGCTGGCCTCGATGATCGTGCTGTTCGCCGTGGTCATCGGCTTCGGCAGCTACCCGTCGCTGTCCTGGCTGCTGGCCGTCCCGGTGCTCGTCCTGCAGTTCCTCTTCAACGTGGGCATCGCCCTGGTCGTGGCCCGGATGGGGGCCAAGACACCGGACCTGGCCCAGCTGATGCCGTTCATCATGCGGACCTGGATGTACGCGTCGGGCGTCATGTTCTCCATCCCGATCATGCTGCAGGGCAAGCCGTCCTGGATCGCCGACATGCTCCAGTGGAACCCGACCGCCGTCTACATGGACCTGATGCGCTTCGCCCTGATCGACGGGTACGGCTCCGGGAACCTGCCGCCGCACGTGTGGGCGGTCGCGCTCGGCTGGGCCGTGGTCCTCGCCGTCGGCGGCTTCGTGTACTTCTGGAAGGCAGAGGAGAGGTACGGCCGTGGCTGA
- a CDS encoding ABC transporter ATP-binding protein — protein MAEQQQDERVPTVIADEVHIVYRVNGAKSGKGSATAALSRILKRGEERGVRKVHAVRGVSFTAYRGEAIGLIGSNGSGKSTLLRAIAGLLPAERGKVYTDGQPSLLGVNAALMNDLTGERNVILGGLAMGMSREQIKERYQEIVDFSGINEKGDFITLPMRTYSSGMAARLRFSIAAAKDHDVLMIDEALATGDRKFQTRSEERIRELKKKAGTIFLVSHNNKSIRDTCNRVLWLERGELRLDGPTDEVLKEYEKFTGK, from the coding sequence GTGGCTGAACAGCAGCAGGACGAGCGGGTGCCGACGGTCATCGCGGACGAGGTGCACATCGTCTACCGCGTCAACGGCGCCAAGTCCGGCAAGGGCAGCGCGACCGCCGCGCTGAGCCGCATACTCAAGAGGGGCGAGGAGCGGGGCGTGCGCAAGGTGCACGCCGTGCGCGGCGTCTCCTTCACCGCCTACCGGGGCGAGGCCATCGGCCTGATCGGCTCCAACGGGTCCGGCAAGTCCACCCTGCTGCGGGCCATCGCCGGCCTGCTGCCCGCCGAGCGCGGCAAGGTCTACACCGACGGCCAGCCCTCGCTGCTCGGCGTGAACGCGGCCCTGATGAACGACCTGACCGGCGAGCGCAACGTCATCCTCGGCGGCCTCGCCATGGGCATGAGCCGCGAGCAGATCAAGGAGCGCTACCAGGAGATCGTCGACTTCTCGGGGATCAACGAGAAGGGCGACTTCATCACCCTGCCGATGCGCACGTACTCCTCCGGCATGGCCGCCCGGCTGCGGTTCTCCATCGCCGCCGCCAAGGACCACGACGTCCTGATGATCGACGAGGCGCTGGCCACCGGCGACCGCAAGTTCCAGACCCGCTCCGAGGAACGCATCCGGGAACTGAAGAAGAAGGCCGGCACCATCTTCCTGGTCAGTCACAACAACAAGTCCATCCGCGACACCTGCAACCGGGTCCTGTGGCTGGAGCGCGGCGAGCTGCGGCTGGACGGTCCGACCGACGAGGTGCTCAAGGAGTACGAGAAGTTCACGGGCAAGTAG